The following nucleotide sequence is from Candidatus Chlamydia corallus.
GCAGATAGAAATACCAGTCTCTTTCTAATCCAAGAAATGGATCGAGCTGCACTAAAACAAAGGACCGCAACGAAGACTACCTTGTCAGAAAAAACTTTTGATATAGATCCTTCTGTAGTTTCTTCGCTACTTTCTGAAATTGAAGGGGAGAGTCAGGAAGAATCGGGACCTAAAGTTATTTCCTGGAGTCCAGCAAACGAAGAGAGTCATCGCACCTATCCTAAAAGTGTGATTTATGTAAATATTCCTGAAGTTTCTGCAGGAGCCAAGGAGTATCCAGGAAAACAATATATTGATGCCTATTCTGAAGCATTTTCTACTGCATTAAATCAAATCGGTGATCCCTCTATAGTGAAAAAGCATACCATCTATATACTCACCCCTATACTTGGACTTCCTGATACACTACCCCCAGAGGAAAGACAAACCATAAAACTGCTTTCGCAGGCTGCTTTCCTCTACACTGCAGAGCTTGTTGCAGAACAGCTTGCGGAACAAAAGCGCGACTCCATTCGGATAAAGTTTGTTTTAACAGATCCAACAAGCGCAACACCATTGCGTTTTTCTCCTTGTCGTTCGTCAATTTCACGGAGTCCTGTTCCTCTCTCTTTTTCTGGTTTTGTTGAAGAGGGGGACAACCGTAATTTTGCATAGTTTCTATTTAATTTGACCCCTCTTCGTGTATTGTACCTTAGTAATATTAAAAATAGTCTTTTACAGCAAACCTGGGATAAAGAACTCTCTTTGAAGA
It contains:
- a CDS encoding phage holin family protein, coding for MKFPRISISDLLPTQMVIWWRGGSKVQYLPNTQNLSKKIVAGVLACLGLGLLGCAAFAAAVCQTIFPCIGLMIIGCVLLGIAYLQYSKGWLRLESPLFRKTNIFEKPINWLGCLSLLQSWGKIRPGCYYHPGCPQVEICEGSQEIIDKICQKKADRNTSLFLIQEMDRAALKQRTATKTTLSEKTFDIDPSVVSSLLSEIEGESQEESGPKVISWSPANEESHRTYPKSVIYVNIPEVSAGAKEYPGKQYIDAYSEAFSTALNQIGDPSIVKKHTIYILTPILGLPDTLPPEERQTIKLLSQAAFLYTAELVAEQLAEQKRDSIRIKFVLTDPTSATPLRFSPCRSSISRSPVPLSFSGFVEEGDNRNFA